From Halobacteriovorax sp. GB3, a single genomic window includes:
- the sufB gene encoding Fe-S cluster assembly protein SufB — MSTEDLTASEYKYGFYTDIETEEFPKGLNEDIIRLLSQKKEEPEWLLEYRLKAFRHWLKMKAPNWAKLDIPEIDFQALYYYAAPKRKEDAPKSLDEIDPELLATFEKLGIPLTEQKRITGVAVDAVFDSVSVATTYKEDLEKVGVIFCSISEAVKEYPELVKKYLGTVVPYADNFYAALNAAVFSDGSFVYIPEGVTCPMDLSTYFRINAKETGQFERTLIVADKGSFVNYLEGCTAPQRDENQLHAAIVEIVALDNSEVRYSTVQNWYAGDREGKGGIYNFVTKRGNCLGVNSKISWTQVEAGSAITWKYPSCNLIGDNSQGAFYSVALTNNKMQADTGTKMIHIGKNTKSTIISKGISAEESENNYRGLVKVMPSATGARNYSQCDSMLVGDKCSANTFPYIDVKNNTATVEHEASTAKISEEQLFYLQSRGLDMEKCISMIVNGFCSDVFKELPLEFSVEAVKLIEMKLENSIG; from the coding sequence ATGAGTACAGAAGATTTAACGGCCAGTGAATACAAGTATGGCTTTTATACTGACATTGAAACTGAAGAGTTTCCAAAAGGTCTAAACGAGGACATCATTCGCCTTCTTTCACAGAAAAAGGAAGAGCCAGAATGGCTTCTTGAATACCGTCTAAAAGCATTTCGTCATTGGCTAAAAATGAAAGCTCCAAACTGGGCGAAACTTGATATTCCTGAAATTGATTTTCAGGCCCTCTACTACTACGCGGCTCCAAAGAGAAAAGAAGATGCTCCAAAGAGTCTTGATGAAATTGATCCAGAACTTCTTGCGACATTTGAAAAGCTTGGAATTCCTCTCACTGAACAAAAGAGAATTACAGGTGTTGCTGTCGATGCTGTCTTTGACTCTGTTTCTGTTGCAACGACTTACAAAGAAGATCTTGAAAAAGTTGGAGTTATCTTTTGCTCAATCTCAGAAGCGGTAAAAGAGTATCCAGAACTTGTAAAAAAATATCTAGGAACAGTTGTTCCTTACGCTGATAACTTTTATGCGGCCCTAAACGCTGCTGTTTTCTCTGATGGATCTTTTGTCTACATTCCTGAAGGTGTAACTTGTCCAATGGACCTATCTACCTATTTTAGAATTAATGCAAAAGAGACAGGACAGTTTGAAAGAACACTTATTGTTGCCGACAAAGGCTCTTTCGTAAACTATCTCGAAGGATGTACAGCTCCACAAAGAGACGAAAATCAACTACACGCGGCCATTGTTGAAATTGTAGCCCTTGATAATTCAGAAGTACGCTATTCTACTGTTCAAAACTGGTATGCCGGTGACAGAGAAGGAAAAGGTGGAATTTACAACTTTGTTACAAAGCGTGGTAATTGCCTTGGTGTGAACTCTAAAATCTCATGGACTCAAGTTGAAGCTGGATCGGCCATTACTTGGAAATACCCAAGCTGTAACCTTATTGGCGATAACTCACAAGGTGCCTTCTACTCTGTCGCTCTCACTAATAATAAAATGCAAGCTGACACTGGTACCAAGATGATTCACATTGGGAAGAATACCAAATCAACAATCATCTCAAAGGGAATCTCAGCAGAGGAAAGTGAAAATAACTACCGTGGTCTTGTTAAGGTTATGCCTTCTGCAACAGGAGCTAGAAACTACTCTCAGTGTGATTCAATGCTCGTTGGAGATAAGTGCTCGGCCAATACTTTTCCTTATATCGATGTAAAAAATAATACAGCAACTGTAGAGCACGAGGCCTCCACAGCGAAGATAAGTGAAGAGCAACTTTTCTATCTTCAGTCTCGTGGACTTGATATGGAAAAGTGTATCTCAATGATCGTTAACGGATTTTGCTCGGATGTTTTCAAAGAACTTCCACTCGAATTCTCTGTTGAAGCGGTCAAACTTATTGAAATGAAATTAGAAAACTCAATTGGATAA
- a CDS encoding DUF3943 domain-containing protein yields the protein MSSLFVSSFSFAQEAEFNKKNSNINFNKSLREKKYYYDYRDRDHSFKESLRHIGGVYLASWAVYPITQPDVFREKGSIKKYGRNFGKLVFDKDEPFWNWVVHPISGSQLFLYYRANGYDRIRALSMAFISSTLFEFTVEVYTEPASVQDLYQTPVLGAVLGIGIEQLSLYLLNTGNAVGRFFGHLMNPSTLFWFYEGRIRMVPYVDNKKAAMNVSISF from the coding sequence ATGAGTTCACTTTTTGTGAGCAGCTTTTCTTTTGCTCAAGAAGCAGAATTTAATAAAAAGAATTCAAACATAAATTTCAATAAATCACTTCGAGAAAAAAAATACTATTACGACTACAGAGATAGGGACCACTCTTTCAAAGAAAGTTTAAGACATATCGGTGGCGTCTATCTCGCTTCATGGGCCGTTTACCCAATAACACAGCCAGATGTTTTTAGAGAGAAAGGCTCGATAAAAAAATATGGAAGGAACTTCGGGAAATTGGTCTTCGATAAAGATGAACCTTTTTGGAACTGGGTTGTCCACCCCATTAGTGGTTCACAGCTTTTTCTCTACTACCGCGCCAATGGCTATGATCGTATTCGCGCACTGTCGATGGCCTTCATCTCGTCAACACTCTTTGAATTCACTGTCGAAGTTTATACAGAACCTGCCAGTGTGCAAGACCTCTATCAGACACCTGTTTTAGGGGCCGTTCTTGGAATTGGTATTGAGCAGTTGAGTTTATATCTCCTCAACACAGGAAATGCAGTTGGACGTTTTTTTGGCCATCTTATGAACCCGTCAACACTCTTTTGGTTTTATGAGGGTCGCATTCGTATGGTTCCCTATGTGGACAACAAAAAGGCGGCCATGAACGTCTCGATTAGTTTTTAA
- a CDS encoding aminotransferase class V-fold PLP-dependent enzyme, producing MSLDIKKIRDDFPELARSVHGKPLIYLDNGASTLKCRPVIESLNKHYSEDAANIHRGVHFLSEQGTIEFEKSRTTVQAFINAKNTHEVIFTKGTTDSINLVANCFAEAFLNEGDEILLTTLEHHSNIVPWQIAAKKKGAKVVEVPINDQGEILIEEYKKLLGPKTKMVATNHISNSLGTINPIKEMIALAHEVGAKFLVDAAQSVAHAKIDVQDLDCDFLAFSSHKIFGPTGVGVLYGKEELLNEMPPYQGGGDMIDQVSFEETTYNDLPHKFEAGTPHIAGVIALKAALDYVSSIGIKEIEQYEHDLLTYATEKLSKIEGLRIVGTAKNKASVISFVIDGAHPHDIGTLLDRQGIAVRTGHHCTQPLMKRMNVPATARASFCFYNTKEEVDALVAGIEKTKEFL from the coding sequence ATGAGTTTAGATATAAAAAAAATTAGAGATGACTTTCCAGAACTTGCGAGAAGCGTTCATGGGAAACCTCTCATCTATCTCGACAATGGTGCTTCTACATTGAAGTGTAGACCTGTCATAGAATCTTTGAATAAACACTATAGTGAAGATGCAGCGAATATCCATAGAGGTGTTCACTTTCTAAGTGAGCAAGGAACAATTGAATTTGAAAAATCAAGAACAACTGTTCAGGCCTTTATTAATGCTAAAAACACTCATGAAGTTATTTTCACCAAAGGGACGACTGATTCAATCAACCTTGTTGCCAACTGTTTTGCTGAAGCTTTCTTAAATGAAGGTGATGAAATTCTTCTAACAACACTTGAGCACCATTCAAATATTGTTCCTTGGCAAATTGCCGCTAAAAAGAAAGGGGCTAAAGTAGTTGAAGTTCCGATCAATGACCAAGGTGAAATCCTCATTGAAGAGTACAAAAAACTTCTTGGGCCTAAAACGAAAATGGTTGCGACAAATCATATTTCAAATAGTCTTGGTACAATTAATCCTATCAAAGAGATGATTGCTCTTGCTCATGAAGTTGGTGCAAAGTTTCTTGTCGATGCAGCTCAATCAGTTGCCCATGCTAAGATTGATGTCCAAGATCTCGACTGTGATTTTCTAGCATTTTCTTCTCACAAAATCTTTGGGCCAACAGGTGTTGGTGTCCTTTATGGAAAAGAAGAACTACTCAATGAAATGCCTCCCTATCAAGGAGGTGGAGATATGATCGATCAAGTTAGTTTCGAAGAGACAACTTATAATGATCTTCCTCACAAGTTTGAAGCGGGAACACCTCATATAGCAGGAGTTATTGCTCTCAAGGCTGCCCTTGACTATGTTAGCTCAATTGGAATCAAAGAAATTGAGCAATATGAACATGACCTGCTGACTTACGCTACAGAAAAGCTCTCAAAAATCGAAGGGCTAAGAATAGTTGGAACAGCTAAGAATAAGGCCTCAGTTATTTCTTTTGTCATCGATGGTGCTCACCCTCATGACATTGGAACTCTACTTGATCGCCAAGGAATTGCCGTAAGAACTGGTCACCACTGCACGCAGCCACTTATGAAACGTATGAATGTTCCGGCCACGGCCAGAGCTTCTTTTTGTTTCTACAACACGAAAGAAGAAGTGGATGCCCTTGTTGCTGGAATTGAAAAGACAAAAGAATTTCTCTAA
- a CDS encoding NifU family protein — MSEDINFHVQPTPNPNAIKLILDRAVKKEGNSTYRTPMECGENKLALELFTIRGVDQLHFFENTITLSKFGYEVWDEMMPKIEGALNEALPAHNPEYFDPDPEAERRRSLSPELLKIEEILDKTIRPGLQADGGDIMALSLEDNILLVKYQGACGTCPSSTTGTLEAIKGILRDEYDPGIDVYIAPDF, encoded by the coding sequence ATGAGTGAAGACATTAATTTTCACGTACAACCAACACCAAACCCAAATGCGATCAAGCTTATCCTCGATCGTGCTGTAAAAAAAGAAGGAAACTCAACATACCGTACACCAATGGAATGTGGAGAAAATAAACTTGCTCTAGAATTGTTTACTATTCGCGGAGTTGATCAGCTTCACTTTTTTGAAAATACGATCACACTTTCAAAATTTGGATACGAAGTATGGGATGAAATGATGCCAAAGATAGAAGGAGCGCTCAACGAGGCCCTTCCAGCTCACAACCCTGAATACTTTGACCCGGATCCAGAAGCGGAGAGAAGAAGATCACTCTCACCAGAACTTTTAAAAATTGAGGAGATCCTCGATAAAACCATTCGCCCAGGGCTTCAGGCCGACGGTGGAGATATCATGGCCTTGAGCCTCGAAGATAATATTCTGCTTGTGAAATACCAAGGGGCCTGTGGAACATGCCCTAGCTCAACGACTGGGACACTTGAGGCGATCAAAGGCATCCTTCGAGATGAATATGACCCCGGAATTGATGTTTACATTGCACCAGATTTTTAA
- the hemF gene encoding oxygen-dependent coproporphyrinogen oxidase produces MLDLHKAYFADHVKKLQDQITNKIREIDPEIEIIEDCWNREDAAGNEGGGGITRAFSGEVFENAGVNTSLVYGKADPEFIKRIGGTKDEFWATGISLIIHPKNPKVPTVHANFRMIQVEEKFWFGGGADLTPFYPHVEDFKFFHQTWKDALEPYGHYEAWKKKCDEYFVNKHRNNEMRGIGGFFFDHFNTGDIEKDVAMIQDISTYFNDSYFPIVEKRKDEAYTSEDEDFQLHRRGRYVEFNLLHDRGTHFGLQSNGRVDSILISLPARCKYTYRYAPAAGSAHEQMLKYYYPQNWA; encoded by the coding sequence ATGTTAGATTTACACAAAGCTTATTTTGCCGATCACGTTAAGAAATTACAAGATCAAATTACTAATAAAATCAGAGAGATAGATCCTGAAATCGAAATTATTGAGGACTGCTGGAATAGAGAAGATGCCGCTGGTAATGAAGGCGGAGGAGGAATCACTCGTGCTTTTAGTGGTGAGGTTTTTGAAAATGCGGGAGTCAATACATCGCTTGTCTATGGCAAGGCCGATCCAGAGTTCATTAAGCGCATCGGTGGAACTAAAGATGAGTTCTGGGCCACGGGAATTTCACTTATTATCCATCCTAAAAATCCAAAGGTTCCAACTGTTCATGCTAACTTTCGCATGATTCAAGTTGAGGAGAAGTTTTGGTTTGGTGGTGGAGCTGATCTGACGCCTTTTTATCCCCATGTTGAAGACTTTAAGTTTTTTCATCAAACATGGAAGGATGCGCTGGAGCCTTATGGCCACTATGAGGCGTGGAAGAAGAAATGTGATGAATACTTCGTCAATAAACATCGAAATAATGAGATGCGTGGAATTGGTGGGTTCTTTTTTGATCATTTCAATACGGGAGACATTGAAAAAGATGTCGCCATGATTCAAGATATTTCAACTTATTTTAATGACTCTTATTTTCCAATTGTTGAAAAGCGAAAAGATGAAGCTTATACAAGTGAAGATGAGGACTTTCAACTTCACCGTCGTGGGCGTTACGTTGAGTTCAATTTACTTCACGATAGAGGTACTCACTTTGGTCTACAAAGTAATGGGAGAGTGGATTCTATTCTTATCTCTCTTCCTGCTCGTTGCAAGTATACTTATAGGTATGCTCCGGCCGCAGGTTCAGCGCATGAACAAATGCTTAAGTACTACTACCCACAAAATTGGGCATAA
- the arsC gene encoding arsenate reductase (glutaredoxin) (This arsenate reductase requires both glutathione and glutaredoxin to convert arsenate to arsenite, after which the efflux transporter formed by ArsA and ArsB can extrude the arsenite from the cell, providing resistance.) has translation MKELTYYHNPRCSKSRQGLELLKEKGVEPTVKLYLKEPMTEKEVLEIFKKAKLSPLEGLVRTKEATFKELNLKDKTLTDKQWAKTIVENPVLLERPLLVSKDRAAVGRPPENLLQII, from the coding sequence ATGAAAGAGCTCACTTATTATCACAACCCTCGTTGCTCAAAAAGCCGTCAAGGGCTCGAGCTTTTAAAAGAAAAAGGCGTTGAGCCTACAGTCAAACTTTACCTAAAAGAACCAATGACTGAAAAAGAAGTTCTCGAGATCTTTAAAAAGGCAAAGCTCTCTCCTCTTGAAGGGCTAGTCCGCACTAAGGAAGCTACTTTTAAAGAACTAAATCTCAAAGACAAGACACTGACAGACAAGCAATGGGCCAAGACAATAGTTGAAAACCCTGTTCTATTAGAGAGACCTCTTCTAGTATCCAAAGACAGAGCAGCCGTTGGCCGTCCACCAGAGAATCTTCTCCAAATCATCTAA
- a CDS encoding RrF2 family transcriptional regulator: MLKVNKKIEYALMALKFIATREDGKLTSAREICDKFHTPFDTTAKVMQTMNSNEILTSVKGIKGGYSLNKDLETVTFMDLVRMIEGKESQSICQSKSGLCEFLGTCNISAPMQKLYEKVNGYLEELTLKELLLDEPQILEQMINQSEINV; encoded by the coding sequence ATGCTTAAGGTTAATAAGAAAATAGAATACGCCCTAATGGCGTTAAAATTTATAGCGACAAGAGAAGATGGCAAATTAACATCTGCCAGAGAGATTTGTGACAAATTTCATACGCCTTTCGATACCACTGCCAAAGTGATGCAAACGATGAATTCCAATGAAATTTTAACTTCAGTTAAAGGTATTAAAGGTGGCTACTCACTTAACAAAGACCTTGAGACCGTTACATTCATGGACCTTGTTCGCATGATCGAAGGAAAGGAATCACAGAGTATTTGCCAATCAAAAAGTGGACTTTGCGAGTTTCTTGGAACCTGCAATATCTCTGCTCCAATGCAAAAGCTCTATGAAAAGGTAAATGGTTATCTAGAAGAGTTAACTCTTAAAGAACTTCTTTTAGACGAACCACAAATTTTAGAACAAATGATCAATCAAAGTGAGATAAATGTATGA
- a CDS encoding FecR family protein: MSFQQVFAAKDKGVAKAIILRGTVQAKVGEKVLTIKKGDWLPEGAIVNTEPKSFVKFLFIDKSQMNLGPSSQMIIDKFPRKKAGIITLMKGQLRSKVTKDYMDMDKSKSKLYIKTKTAAMGVRGTDFQVNFSPENENTTLITFEGAVAMGQIENAEQARSNVQDNLEKVVSNPNAVMVKQGTFSAVAPRAGNRPTLPTKMNPSQFETLKKNESGIVKEKVQSSSASKKTFRKPVPPGVNSKEFANSGSSIEKEMAKSLGSEMVKAVDKEISKELGAVANTPPPEGMKDTETGAYAPPAGGYIDLKTAQYIPPPPGSAFDPVSNTFIPPADFGRFDPSTGQYVNDKFDLTASGKFVNKPKEVIANDGKDGRAPASAEGDGPNLDGEKPLPEEAPPVIADGPIEPTINEEVEIDDFEPPQLPEDLACVDCIVEDRDDFIEETVNETIEKRARVKFIINSQ; this comes from the coding sequence ATGAGTTTTCAGCAAGTCTTTGCCGCCAAAGACAAAGGTGTTGCGAAGGCCATTATCCTAAGGGGTACAGTTCAAGCAAAAGTTGGAGAGAAAGTTTTAACTATTAAAAAAGGCGACTGGCTCCCAGAGGGCGCAATCGTTAATACAGAGCCAAAGAGTTTTGTAAAATTTCTCTTTATTGATAAGTCACAAATGAACTTAGGACCCTCTTCTCAAATGATCATTGATAAATTCCCAAGAAAGAAAGCTGGAATTATCACACTCATGAAAGGGCAATTGAGATCGAAAGTTACAAAAGACTACATGGATATGGACAAGAGCAAATCGAAGCTCTACATCAAAACGAAAACTGCGGCCATGGGTGTTCGTGGAACGGACTTTCAAGTTAACTTTTCTCCTGAAAATGAGAACACGACTCTCATCACCTTTGAAGGTGCTGTTGCCATGGGGCAAATTGAAAATGCAGAACAAGCAAGATCAAATGTTCAAGATAATTTAGAAAAAGTCGTATCAAATCCAAATGCCGTTATGGTTAAGCAAGGAACATTCTCGGCGGTTGCTCCTAGAGCGGGAAATAGACCAACACTACCAACAAAAATGAACCCTTCTCAATTTGAAACACTTAAAAAGAACGAGTCGGGAATTGTAAAAGAAAAAGTCCAATCTTCAAGCGCCTCTAAAAAGACTTTTAGAAAGCCTGTTCCTCCAGGTGTAAATAGTAAAGAATTTGCAAACTCAGGATCAAGCATTGAAAAAGAAATGGCAAAGAGTCTTGGTAGCGAAATGGTTAAGGCCGTTGATAAAGAAATCTCAAAAGAACTTGGTGCCGTAGCAAACACGCCTCCACCAGAAGGGATGAAAGACACTGAAACAGGTGCCTATGCTCCTCCAGCAGGTGGTTACATCGACCTTAAAACAGCTCAATATATTCCTCCTCCTCCAGGAAGTGCATTTGACCCTGTGTCTAATACATTTATTCCACCAGCAGATTTTGGACGCTTTGACCCTTCTACAGGGCAGTATGTAAATGACAAGTTTGACCTGACGGCTTCTGGAAAATTTGTCAATAAACCAAAAGAAGTTATCGCCAACGATGGAAAAGATGGAAGAGCTCCAGCTTCGGCTGAAGGAGATGGACCTAACCTTGATGGTGAAAAGCCATTACCTGAGGAAGCACCTCCAGTAATCGCGGATGGTCCAATAGAGCCAACAATAAATGAAGAAGTAGAAATTGATGATTTCGAACCACCTCAATTACCTGAGGATCTCGCTTGTGTAGACTGTATCGTTGAAGATAGAGATGATTTCATCGAAGAGACAGTAAATGAAACAATTGAGAAAAGAGCACGGGTAAAATTTATTATCAATTCTCAATAA
- the sufC gene encoding Fe-S cluster assembly ATPase SufC, with amino-acid sequence MIEIKNLHAKVTDSDNNEKEILRGINLTIKPGEIHAIMGPNGSGKSTLSKVIAGHPAFEISEGSISYNINGKETDLSELEADERSKNGIFLGFQYPIEIPGVTNFNFLKESFNAICKAQGAGEMDDKSFREFLMPKLELLEMRDEFLDRPVNTGFSGGEKKKNEILQMAVLNPRLALLDETDSGLDIDALKIVAKGVNALKSPFNAVVLVTHYQRLLDYIVPDHVHVLFNGQIIKSGGKELALELEEKGYDWLIK; translated from the coding sequence ATGATTGAAATTAAAAACCTACACGCGAAAGTTACAGACTCAGATAATAATGAAAAAGAAATTCTCAGAGGGATTAATCTAACAATTAAGCCAGGAGAAATTCACGCAATCATGGGGCCAAATGGTTCAGGAAAAAGTACGCTTTCAAAAGTTATCGCTGGTCACCCTGCATTTGAGATCTCAGAGGGATCAATTTCTTACAATATTAATGGTAAGGAAACTGACCTTTCAGAGCTTGAAGCTGATGAGAGATCAAAAAATGGAATTTTCTTAGGTTTTCAATACCCTATTGAAATCCCAGGTGTAACAAACTTCAATTTTCTAAAAGAATCGTTCAATGCCATTTGTAAAGCACAAGGAGCTGGGGAAATGGATGACAAGTCTTTTAGAGAGTTCCTTATGCCAAAACTTGAACTCCTTGAGATGAGAGATGAGTTTCTTGATCGTCCAGTAAACACAGGATTTTCAGGTGGAGAAAAGAAGAAAAACGAAATTCTTCAAATGGCCGTTTTAAATCCAAGACTAGCTCTTCTAGATGAAACAGACTCAGGTTTAGATATTGATGCGCTAAAAATTGTTGCAAAAGGTGTAAACGCTCTTAAGAGTCCATTTAACGCCGTTGTTCTTGTCACTCACTATCAGCGTCTACTCGACTACATTGTTCCAGATCACGTTCACGTTCTCTTTAACGGACAAATTATTAAATCTGGTGGTAAAGAACTTGCCCTTGAACTTGAAGAGAAAGGTTACGACTGGCTTATTAAATAA
- the sufD gene encoding Fe-S cluster assembly protein SufD, with protein sequence MTINELTSKYTEKLKELAVSDFQKNALSNFQARGLPHTKMEDWLYTKLTDVLPENFDKVSKKGILKNVKLAGKYQIVFLNGAYSKEDSFLPDEVEATLISATELSEKNFIDDKNDIFAMLNASANDQILSIKVSKNAQVDDNINIVHLSDFQESFAMPRTHIEVESFAKVNFVEIFKGNDELSYNQAAVTNFNINDGAIVTHIKVQTEGLNSFHVSSVNADVKRDALFKTFTFNTGALKARHNIKVALLAEGANCSVDGLYAISENQHCDNFSLIDHRMPHTESSQLFKGVLDDKARGVFTGKVLVQKDAQKVNSEQLNKNLLLSKKAHADTRPQLEVYADDVKCAHGATVGQLSDEEAFYLQSRGLSRERVQKLLIHAFCSDAISKLEDDKLENFLSEVLFESFEKKTFEHLDEVKDS encoded by the coding sequence ATGACTATAAATGAACTAACTTCTAAATATACAGAAAAGCTCAAAGAGTTAGCAGTAAGTGACTTTCAAAAAAACGCTCTATCTAACTTTCAAGCAAGAGGCCTTCCCCATACAAAAATGGAAGACTGGCTCTATACAAAGCTAACTGATGTACTACCAGAGAATTTTGACAAGGTGTCTAAGAAAGGTATTCTAAAAAATGTTAAGCTGGCCGGAAAATACCAAATCGTATTCCTGAATGGTGCTTATTCTAAAGAAGATTCTTTTCTTCCAGATGAAGTAGAAGCAACGCTAATAAGTGCAACTGAACTTTCAGAGAAAAACTTTATAGATGATAAGAATGATATTTTTGCCATGCTTAATGCCAGTGCAAATGATCAAATTCTATCAATCAAAGTTTCTAAGAATGCTCAAGTTGATGACAATATCAACATTGTTCATCTCTCAGACTTTCAAGAAAGTTTTGCCATGCCAAGAACACACATTGAAGTTGAAAGCTTTGCCAAAGTAAACTTCGTTGAAATTTTCAAAGGTAATGACGAGCTAAGTTATAACCAAGCAGCAGTAACGAATTTTAATATTAATGATGGTGCCATTGTCACTCATATAAAAGTCCAAACAGAAGGTCTTAATTCTTTTCACGTCAGCTCAGTCAACGCTGATGTTAAAAGAGATGCTCTCTTTAAAACGTTTACCTTTAACACGGGAGCACTTAAAGCAAGACATAATATTAAAGTTGCCCTTCTAGCTGAAGGGGCCAATTGTTCAGTTGATGGACTCTATGCCATTTCAGAAAATCAACACTGTGATAACTTCTCACTCATTGATCACAGAATGCCACACACAGAGAGTTCACAACTTTTTAAAGGTGTTCTCGATGACAAAGCTCGCGGAGTTTTTACAGGAAAAGTTCTCGTTCAAAAAGATGCACAAAAAGTAAATTCAGAGCAGTTAAATAAAAATCTACTGCTTTCAAAAAAGGCCCACGCCGATACAAGACCACAACTTGAAGTCTACGCTGATGATGTTAAGTGTGCGCACGGAGCAACTGTTGGTCAGCTAAGTGATGAAGAAGCTTTCTACCTTCAATCAAGGGGTCTATCACGCGAGCGCGTTCAAAAATTACTGATCCACGCTTTTTGCTCAGATGCTATTTCAAAACTAGAAGACGACAAATTAGAAAACTTCCTATCTGAAGTTCTCTTTGAATCATTTGAAAAGAAAACCTTTGAACACTTAGATGAAGTGAAGGATTCATAG
- a CDS encoding sterol desaturase family protein codes for MNELSLRPIIFLFTLALFFILEHIFKRREAIYFKKEKWHRVFSNLSLVFIGNFLVKHLLPFAPYGLALLVEQDKVWSLQLLGQIDSHVSFVIGLISLDFFIYFQHVLSHRVAFIWRIHRVHHADRELDSTSALRFHPLEIYGSSLYKMALIVLMGYSSTTIFWFEVILSSSAIFNHSNLYLPKKIDQVIRLFFVTPDFHRSHHCENRLRHDRNYGFCFSFWDYLFKTYESVDFKEQEQLKIGLKEFEKKEETLPLFNLLKMPFRK; via the coding sequence ATGAATGAATTATCATTAAGACCAATTATTTTTCTTTTCACTCTCGCTCTTTTTTTCATATTAGAGCACATCTTTAAAAGAAGAGAGGCGATCTATTTTAAAAAAGAAAAGTGGCATAGAGTTTTTTCAAATCTCTCTCTCGTTTTTATAGGAAATTTTCTCGTAAAGCATTTGCTCCCCTTTGCTCCCTATGGGCTTGCTCTTCTCGTAGAACAAGACAAAGTGTGGTCATTACAGCTTTTAGGTCAAATTGATTCTCATGTGAGCTTTGTTATAGGATTAATTAGTTTAGATTTCTTTATTTATTTTCAACATGTCCTCTCACATCGAGTTGCTTTTATTTGGCGCATTCATCGCGTTCACCATGCAGATAGAGAGTTAGACAGTACTAGTGCCCTTCGCTTTCATCCTTTAGAAATCTATGGATCAAGTCTTTATAAAATGGCCTTGATTGTTCTTATGGGATACTCATCAACGACGATCTTTTGGTTTGAAGTAATTTTAAGCTCTAGTGCTATTTTTAATCATTCTAATCTTTATCTGCCAAAGAAAATCGATCAAGTGATACGTCTTTTCTTTGTTACACCAGACTTTCATAGAAGCCACCACTGTGAAAATAGACTCAGGCACGATCGTAACTATGGTTTTTGTTTTTCTTTTTGGGACTATCTCTTTAAAACTTACGAATCGGTAGATTTCAAAGAACAAGAACAATTGAAAATTGGATTGAAAGAGTTCGAAAAAAAAGAGGAAACTCTTCCTCTTTTTAATCTATTAAAAATGCCATTTCGAAAATAA